Proteins from a single region of Pseudorasbora parva isolate DD20220531a chromosome 22, ASM2467924v1, whole genome shotgun sequence:
- the zgc:162816 gene encoding D-serine dehydratase isoform X1 has translation MASVEFVKDLCTPALIIDLDKVKRNAEGMRERFQKLGVQLRPHMKTHKTLECADIMTGGSRRCIVVSTLVEASFYADNGYDDILYAYPLPFDKVERCAELSERLSLFHIIVDNRLALQELERRPLKQGKVWKVWMKLDCDNGRAGVPHFDPAALKLAQEVSDTEGVELTGIYAHCGNTYTCQGEEQIKAIAQETTTITLQFMEKLKAAGIHTPKSSIGSTPSCSHPVPDMAMLSEVHPGNYVFYDVQQSLIGSCRLEDVAVRVLTRVIGHYPHRNQLLVDCGWAALSHDGGGRLPTGYAIIEGHPELKLLSMTQEHGRVEPISGKLDFKQFPLGSLLTLMPYHACATAMMHPTYFVHSNGKLMDTWKPVRGW, from the exons ATGGCCAGTGTTGAGTTCGTCAAAGACCTTTGTACTCCAGCGCTGATTATTGACCTGGATAAAGTGAAAAGAAATGCTGAAGGCATGCGGGAGCGCTTCCAGAAACTGGGCGTCCAGCTCAGACCTCacatgaaaacacacaaaacact GGAATGTGCAGACATCATGACAGGAGGCTCTCGCCGTTGTATCGTGGTTTCTACTTTAGTCGAGGCGTCGTTCTATGCTGATAATGGCTATGATGATATACTGTACGCATACCCACTGCCATTTGATAAAGTGGAGCGCTGTGCTGAGCTATCTGAGAGACTATCTCTATTCCACATCATAGTGGACAACCGCCTTGCCCTACAGGAACTAGAGAGGAGACCTCTGAAGCAGGGAAAAGTCTGGAAGGTGTGGATGAAACTGGATTGTGACAACGGGAGAG CGGGAGTTCCTCATTTTGACCCAGCTGCACTGAAACTTGCCCAGGAGGTCTCGGATACTGAGGGGGTGGAGCTGACGGGAATTTACGCCCACTGTGGGAATACCTACACCTGCCAGGGGGAGGAGCAAATCAAAGCCATAGCTCAGGAAACCACTACCATCACGCTGCAGTTCATGGAGAA GCTGAAGGCTGCTGGAATACACACTCCCAAATCCAGCATTGGCTCCACCCCTTCCTGTAGCCACCCAGTTCCAGACATGGCCATGTTGAGTGAGGTGCATCCTGGGAACTACGTATTTTATG ATGTGCAGCAGTCCCTCATTGGGTCCTGTAGACTTGAGGATGTTGCAGTGCGGGTACTGACGCGGGTCATAGGTCACTATCCACACAGGAACCAGTTACTTGTAGACTGTGGGTGGGCAGCACTCAGTCATGATGGTGGGGGGCGCTTACCCACAGGATATGCCATCATCGAAGGACACCCGGAACTCAA ACTACTGTCTATGACTCAGGAACACGGCAGGGTGGAGCCCATCTCTGGAAAACTGGACTTCAAGCAGTTCCCGCTGGGGTCACTCCTCACTCTCATGCCTTACCAC GCTTGTGCTACAGCTATGATGCATCCAACCTATTTTGTCCATTCTAATGGGAAGTTAATGGACACATGGAAACCCGTTCGAGGCTGGTAA
- the zgc:162816 gene encoding D-serine dehydratase isoform X2 → MTGGSRRCIVVSTLVEASFYADNGYDDILYAYPLPFDKVERCAELSERLSLFHIIVDNRLALQELERRPLKQGKVWKVWMKLDCDNGRAGVPHFDPAALKLAQEVSDTEGVELTGIYAHCGNTYTCQGEEQIKAIAQETTTITLQFMEKLKAAGIHTPKSSIGSTPSCSHPVPDMAMLSEVHPGNYVFYDVQQSLIGSCRLEDVAVRVLTRVIGHYPHRNQLLVDCGWAALSHDGGGRLPTGYAIIEGHPELKLLSMTQEHGRVEPISGKLDFKQFPLGSLLTLMPYHACATAMMHPTYFVHSNGKLMDTWKPVRGW, encoded by the exons ATGACAGGAGGCTCTCGCCGTTGTATCGTGGTTTCTACTTTAGTCGAGGCGTCGTTCTATGCTGATAATGGCTATGATGATATACTGTACGCATACCCACTGCCATTTGATAAAGTGGAGCGCTGTGCTGAGCTATCTGAGAGACTATCTCTATTCCACATCATAGTGGACAACCGCCTTGCCCTACAGGAACTAGAGAGGAGACCTCTGAAGCAGGGAAAAGTCTGGAAGGTGTGGATGAAACTGGATTGTGACAACGGGAGAG CGGGAGTTCCTCATTTTGACCCAGCTGCACTGAAACTTGCCCAGGAGGTCTCGGATACTGAGGGGGTGGAGCTGACGGGAATTTACGCCCACTGTGGGAATACCTACACCTGCCAGGGGGAGGAGCAAATCAAAGCCATAGCTCAGGAAACCACTACCATCACGCTGCAGTTCATGGAGAA GCTGAAGGCTGCTGGAATACACACTCCCAAATCCAGCATTGGCTCCACCCCTTCCTGTAGCCACCCAGTTCCAGACATGGCCATGTTGAGTGAGGTGCATCCTGGGAACTACGTATTTTATG ATGTGCAGCAGTCCCTCATTGGGTCCTGTAGACTTGAGGATGTTGCAGTGCGGGTACTGACGCGGGTCATAGGTCACTATCCACACAGGAACCAGTTACTTGTAGACTGTGGGTGGGCAGCACTCAGTCATGATGGTGGGGGGCGCTTACCCACAGGATATGCCATCATCGAAGGACACCCGGAACTCAA ACTACTGTCTATGACTCAGGAACACGGCAGGGTGGAGCCCATCTCTGGAAAACTGGACTTCAAGCAGTTCCCGCTGGGGTCACTCCTCACTCTCATGCCTTACCAC GCTTGTGCTACAGCTATGATGCATCCAACCTATTTTGTCCATTCTAATGGGAAGTTAATGGACACATGGAAACCCGTTCGAGGCTGGTAA